The stretch of DNA GGCTACGAGTGGAATTGCTGCGCTGCCACACTGCCACGATCTCTACCACTGGTGCGCCGTCTACCGGGCGGTATACCACCCCCGGCAACGCCAACCGCTCGAAGAAGGCAATCGGCAGGAACACGCCCACGCCAGCGGCCACCAACGACAACAGCGTCGGGATTTCTATGGCCTCCTGCGTCACGTTGGGCGTAAAGCCTGCGCCCGCGCACCAGCGCATCACCTGATCGAAGTAGGTGGCCCGCAACTGGCGCGGGAAAAACACGAACGGTTCGTTGGCAAGGTCGGAAATCTTGAGCTTGCGCTTGCGTGCGAGCGCGTGACCAACAGGCAGCGCCGCCACCAGCGGTTGCCGCCACAGGGCGCGGGAATCTAGATTGGGGTCGCGCACCGGCAGCAGCATCAGCCCCACATCCACCTGCCCGCCGCGCAGGGCCGCTTCCTGTTCCTGCGCCGTCAATTCGCGCAAATCGACTGACACGTTGGGATACAACTCGCGGAACTTCCGCACGATTTCGGGCAGCCCGCCAAAAGCCAGCCCACTCACAAAGCCCACCGTCAGGCGGCCCACTTCGCCCCGTGCGGCGCGGCGGGTGCGCTCTACCGTTTGGGTGGCCTGCGCCAGCGTCAGCCGTGCACCCTCCAGAAACTCGCGCCCAGCCGGGGTCAGTTGCACGCGGCGGGTGGTTCTCAGCACCAGCGGCACGCCCACCTCGTCTTCCAGATTCTTGATGGAATTGCTCAGGGCTTGCTGCACCACAAACACGCGCTCGGCGGCCCGCCCGAAGTTTTCTTCCTCGGCCAGCGCCACAAAATGCCGCAGATGACGGAGTTCCATGTTAGTTGGGTTCTGTCCCATACCGCAACATGACCGCGCCCGCCGCAAAAGGCTTGGCCTCTATCAGCCGCAGCGCCAAATCGGATTCCAGTCCTTCAAACAGGCGCGGCCCGCCCCCCAACACCGCCGGATGAATCACCAGTAGATATTCGTCGATCAAGCCCGGCACGCCCGCCAATTCAGCCAAGAGAGCAGGCCCACACGACAAAAAGATGCTGCCGCCCGCCAGAGTTTTCAGCGCCGCCAACGCCTGTGCCGGAGCGTCCCGAACCACCGTGCGGTCTGGGCCGTCTTCCAGCGTGTGCGAAAAAACTAGCTTATGCATCTTGTGTTGCAGGGCGGCAAACTCCAGATCGGGCGGCGAAAGTTGCCCTGCATCTTCGGGGTTTTCGCCGCGTGCCACCGCGTCCCACCAGGGCACGATGGCCTCGTACATGACCCGCCCTAGCGCCCAGGTGTCGGCAGTGCGGAACAGGTCATTAAAGGCCGCCGATTCGGGTTCGCCCCAGGCAAATGGCGTCCAAAATCCGCCTTCCACGTTGGCAATCCGGCCATTGAGGGTGCTCTGGGCGTGAAAAATGATTTTTCGCATCTATTCCCCCGGCCTGCTCTATCTCGCCCCCATTCGCCTGCCCAACTCCCTTCACCTACCATTCTAACTGGTGGGTAAGCTGACAATAGCCTGTTGGAAGCGGTGAATGCGGGGGCTTAGACTGCACGTATGACAAACGTACCGCCGAAAGGGCCGCCGCGTGCGGGCCTCCCGCCGCAGGAGCGCGAGCAACTGAACACGGTGGAAACGCAGGAGTGGCTGGACTCTCTGGCCTACGTGCTGGCCGACGGGGGAGATGACCGCGCCGCCCAACTGCTCGAAGACCTCGACCACTACGCCTATTTTCATGGTGCGCCGATTCTGTTCAAGCAGAACACGCCCTACCTGAACACCATCGACGTAGACAAGCAGCCCGACTATCCTGGCGACATCGATATGGAGCGGAAAATCCGCAACATTATTCGCTGGAATGCCGTGGCGATGGTGGTCAAGGCCAACAAAAAGAGCGACGGCATTGGCGGCCACCTGTCTACCTACGCTAGCAGCGCCGAACTGCTGGAAGTCGGCTTCAACCACTTCTTTAGGGGCCACGGTGCAGGCCAAGACCGCGATCTGGTGTTTTTTCAGGGCCACGCCAGCCCTGGCGTCTATTCCCGTTCGTTCCTGGAAGGCCGACTGGACGGTGGACGTCTGGGCCGTTTCCGGCGCGAACTGCAAGCCGAACCCGGCCTGAGCTCCTACCCGCACCCCTGGCTGATGCCCGACTACTGGGAGTTTCCCACCGTCAGCATGGGCTTGGGGCCAATGCAGGCCATCTATCAGGCCCGATACATCAAATATCTGGAAAACCGGGGCCTGAAACCTGCCGGAGACGCCAAAGTCTGGGCCTTTCTGGGCGACGGTGAAATGGACGAGCCGCAGAGCATCGGGGCACTCCGCTTTGCCTCCTACGAAAACCTCGACAACATCGTGTTCGTGCTGAACGCCAACCTGCAACGCCTCGACGGGCCAGTAAGGGCCAACTCCAAAGTCATTCAGGAATTTGAAGCGCTGTTCCGTGGTGCGGGCTGGAACGTCATTAAGGTGGTGTGGGACAGCAAGTGGGACGAACTGCTGAGCAAGGATTACAACGGCGAAATCGTCAAACGCTTCGAACTTTTGGTCGACGGTGAATCTCAGCGGTATGCGGCGTTTGGCGGCAAGGAACTGCGCGAGAAGTTCTTCAATACCCCCGAACTGAAAGTGCTGATCGAGGGCTGGAGCGACGCCGATCTGGAGCTGCTGAATCGGGGCGGCCACGACGTTCGCAAGATTTACGCGGCCTACGCTTCGGCCACCGCGCACAAGGGCAGCCCCACCGTCATCATCGCCCGCACCATCAAGGGCTACGGCCTCGGTGATACGGCGCAGGCCCGCAATGCCTCGCATCAGGTCAAAAAGCTGGAATTTGACGCCCTGAAGAACCTGCGCGACCTGCTGGAATTGCCCATGACCGACGAACAGGTAGAGCATCTGGAGCTGTACCACCCCGGCCCAGACAGCCCCGAAGTGAAGTACACCATGGAGCGCCGCGCCGCGCTGGGCGGCCCCGTGCCAGAGCGCAAGGTGGAGTACCCGCATCCCACCGTGCCCACCGGCGAGTTTTACGAGGAATTTGCAGGCGGGAGCAAAGGCCGCGCCGTCAGCACCACGATGGCCGCCGTGCAGGTCATTTCCAAGTTGCTGCGCGACAAGGAGATCGGCAAATATATCGTGCCCATCGTGCCTGACGAGGCCCGTACCTTCGGTATGGACGCGCTGGTTCCGCGCATCGGTATTTACAGCCCGCGTGGACAGACCTACACGCCTGTCGACAGCGGCTCTCTGATGGCCTACAAGGAATCCAAAGACGGCCAGATGCTGGAAGAAGGCATCACCGAAGACGGCGCGATGGCCTCGTGGATCGCGGCGGGCACGGCTTACGCGCATCACGGCGTGCCGACCATTCCCTTCTTCGTGTTCTATTCCATGTTCGGTATGCAGCGCGTGGGCGACCTCGTGTGGGCCGCCGCCGACCAACGCGCACGCGGCTTCCTGCTGGGCGCCACCGCAGGCCGCACCACGCTGGCGGGCGAGGGATTGCAGCATCAGGACGGCAACAGCCAGCTTCAGGCCTACGTCGTGCCCAACCTCAAAGTGTACGATCCGGCCTTCGCCTACGAACTCGCCGTGATTATCGAAGACGGTATTCAGCGCATGTTCGTCAACGATGAAGACATTTTTTATTACGTCACCATCGACAATGAGAACGAAGTGCAGCCTGCCATGCCCGACGATGGCCGCAGCCACGACGAGATTCGGCAGGGCATCGTGAAGGGCCTGTACCGGTTTCAGCGCAGCCAGAGCAAGGGCAAGCTGAAGGCGCAGATTTTGGCGGGTGGACCGGCCATGGGAGCGGCACTGGAAGCCGCCCAGAAGCTGGAAGCCTACGGTGTGGCCGCCGATATCTGGTCAGTCACGAGCTACAAGGAACTGCATCAGGACGCCCTCGCCGTGCAGCGCCACAACATGCTGCACCCCACCAATGCCCCGCGCACCTCCTATGTGGCTCAGCAACTTAGCAAAGACAACGCGCCCGGCGTCCTGATCAGCGTCAGCGATTACGTGAAGCTCAGCGCCGACGGTCTGAACGGCCACATCGACCGCAAAATCTGGACACTCGGCACCGACGGCTTTGGCCGCAGCGAGGCCCGCGAAGAACTGCGCGACTTCTTTGAAGTGGACACCAAACACGTGATCCTGGCGACCCTATACGCCCTGCTCCGCGACGGCAAGATCAAGGGCGACGTGGTGCAGCAGGCCATCACCGATCTTGGTATCGATCCAGAGCGTGAAAATCCGTTCCTGCGCTAAAGGCGTCTAAGAGTCGAGGGTCTAAGAACGGCTGCCCCACTTCTTTCCCTTGAAGGGGGCGTTGCACAGTAACGGGGGTTCACCCAGAATCTCAGGACAACACCTCCCCTTAGACCCTCGACCCTCAGACCCTTAGACTGTTCCTCTCCTCCATCATCCCCACCGCACCCAAGGAGTCACCCTCATGGCGCAAGAACTGAAACTCCCCGATGTGGGCGACAATATCGAGCAAGGCACTGTCGTTTCTGTCCTCGTCAAGCCCGGCGACACCGTTGCTGAAGGCCAGCCCATCATCGAAATCGAGACCGATAAAGCCGTGATCGAAGTGCCCGCATCGGCAGGCGGCACGGTGGAAAGTGTGGCCGTGAACGTGGGCGACACCGTAAAAATTGGAGCGGTCTTGCTGACCCTCGGCGGCGGCGCGGCGGCATCGGCGGGCGCACCTGCTGAAGCTTCTGCCCCTGTTGCTCCGGCTGCTGAACCCGACCCGGCCACCGTTGCCAGCGACACCGAAACCGCCCGCCGGATCGCGCAGGCCCAGCAGCAGAGCCAGAAAGAACAGGCCGCGCCGCCCGTGGAAACGGCCTCGGCTCCGGCTCCAGCCGCGCCCGCTTCTGCCCCTGCCCCCGCTCCTTCTGCCCCAGCCAGCGCAGGCGCTCAGATCACGCTGCCCGACGTGGGCGACAACATCGAGCAGGGCACCGTCGTCACGGTTCTGGTCAAGGTTGGAGACACCGTGACCGAAGGCCAGCCGGTCATCGAGATTGAAACCGACAAGGCCGTGATCGAAGTGCCTGCCAACGTTGGCGGCACGGTGCAGAGCGTGAACGTGAACGTGGGCGACACCGTGAAAATCGGCGCGGTCTTGTTGACGTTGGGCGGCGGTGCAGCTCCGGCGGCAGCGGCCCCAGCAACTCCAGTTCCAGCGCCAACACAGGCCCCAGCGCAGGGCGACGCGCCCGTGTCCAGCCTCAGCACCGAACGCCCCACGCCTGCGGGTGCGGGTCAGCAATCGCCCGAACGTGCCCAGCCCGCCACGCAGCAGCCCGGTGCCGAGCGCCCCTACAACACGCAGGCCTACGACAACCGCCTGCTCGTGCCCGCCGCGCCCAGCATTCGCCGGATGGCCCGCGAAATGGGCGTGGATATCCATGACGTTCACGGCACCGGAATCGCCGGACGCATTAGCGAAGAAGACGTGCGCCGCACCGCCGGGACGCCCAGTGTTGGTCAACCCAATGTGGGTCAGCCCGGTGTTGCTGCTGCCGCTCAGCCTGCGGCCAGTGCGCCCGCCGCTGCTCCTGCCCAAGTGCCCGCATCTCTGCCCAATTTCGAGAAGTGGGGCACGGTACGCCGCGAGGATATGAGCGGCATTCGCAAGGCCACCGTTCGCAGCATGGCTGCCTCCTGGTCAAGCATTCCGATGGTCACGCACTTTGACAAGGCCGACGTGACCCGCATGGAAGAGGTGCGCAAACAGTTCGGAGCGCGGGTGGAGAAGGCGGGCGGCAAGCTCACCATGACCCACATTCTGATGAAGGTCGTTGCCAACGCCCTGCGCAAGTTCCCCAAATTCGGCGCGAGTCTGGATCTGGGCAACAATCAGGTGATCTACAAGGATTACGTGAATCTGGGCGTGGCTGTGGATACGCCTGTGGGTCTGCTGGTGCCCGTGCTGAAGGACGCCGACCGCAAGAGCATCACCGAAATCGTGCTGGAGCTGAACGAACTGGCCGGAAAAGCCCGTGATCGCAAGCTGAAGCCCGACGAAATGCAGGGCGCGACGTTTACGATTTCCAACCTCGGCGGCATCGGTGGGCACGCCTTCACGCCCATCGTCAACTCGCCCGAAGTGGCGATACTGGGCGTCAGTCGCGGCGGCTTCGAGCCAGTGTGGAACAAGGAAACCAACGCCTTCGAACCGCGCAACATGTTGCCCCTGAGCCTCACCTACGACCACCGCCTGATCGACGGCGCAGACGCGGCCCGCTTCGTGCGCCACATTTGCGAAACGCTGGAAGACCCTTTCCTGATCTCGCTGTAAACGTTCAAGCAAGCAGTCTGGCCCCTGTCTGGTGTGGATGGGGGCCAGACTGCTTGCCTGAATGTCTTTACAGGCCAGCTAACGCCGCGATCTGCCGCGCCGCTCCCGGCCCCAGCTCGGTGGTGTCCAGCACAGGCACGCCAGCGGGTGCGCCGAATGCGCCGCGAGTGTCCAGCAAAGTGGCGAGCAGTTGGGGATTTTTCAGCTTCAGGCGGTCTTGCCGTTCAGGGCGGTCTATTCGGCGTGCCAGTTCCTCACGGTTACAGGTCAGCACAACTGGAACAAACACGGCCCCGCGTGCCTTCGCCAACTCCGAGAGGCTGCCAAACGTCTCCTGCTCTTTGGCCTCTGCGGTCAGGTAGTTGGTGAATATGTGGCTTACCGAGGGCGGTGCGAGGCGGGCAGCCGCCATTACTACCAACCGCACTTGCTCCCGCAGTAGGCTGAGGCCAGCGGGCAATTCATGATGCCCGGTGACGCCGCACGCCCGGAAAATTGGATCGCTTCAGAGGTGGTTGTCGAGCAGCACGGCTCCGGTCTGCCGCTCCAGCAGTTGCCCGATGGTGCGTTTGCCACTGGCCGGTGGGCCGATCAGGTAAAAGAGAGTGGGCATAGGGGGCAGGATACAGACAGGGAGCCCGTTTCTTAAAGCCAAACATCGAACATTTGCCGTTGGGGACGCTGTGTGGGCGTTCGGCAGCTTCCTGAAATCTCGCCCTGTTAAGTTTGGCGTGCTCCGACAGCTCTCCCTCAATTCCGCTCGTCTACTGCAAAAAAAGCCCCGGCTGCTAAACGGGGCTTTCAATTGCAGTCCATATCGTCTCAGTTGATGCTGATGTCTTTGGCCAGAGCTTTGATCTTGAAGCGGGCCATGGCGAGGTTGCTCTTCTCTTTGGAGAGCACGAGATACAGGAAGAGCGTCTGGTTGGGCACGATGTAGATCACGTGATACTGGCTCTGGAGGGTGATCAGAATATCCTCGATCTCTCCCTGAATGCCCAGCATCTGCATGGTCTTCATCTTGGCTTTCACCACTTCGCTGTTGCCTGCAGCGGCCAACTCGAGGTCAAATCCGCTGCCGACGGTGCCCAGGGCCATCCCGCTGCTGTAATCCACGAGGGCGGCAGCCATGATGCCGTCGATGCTGGCGAGGGCCGAGTTCAGGGTGTCTTTTACGTTGGTCATGAGGGTCTCCTGGTGTGCCCAAGGGTGGGCGAGAGGGGCGGGAGTCGTCTCCAAAGATTTGGAGGCCACAGGGGGAGGCGCGTCGGTCGTGGGGGGCGACGGCGCCGCCCTGGGCTTGTTCAGCTGTGCCGTAGAATGTTTGGGCCTCCTAAACATCAGGGCCTCCTCGAGGTCATCGTCCATCAACAAATCTTGTACCTGAATCCCGGGTTGCGCATGGAAGGCCTCATCTCTTTGCTGCATCGCTTCCATCAACAAAGTCGTCAGGGGACGCTGAATCACGGCGGCGTGATTGTGATACGAGCGTTCGAGGCTGATCTCAAGGCCTTCCCAGCCCATGATTTCAAGGGCGGCCGCTTCACCAACTGAACCAGAGGGAGAGGCGTAGGCGTCCACCAGGCGGCCTTGACGGAGGTCTAAACGTCCCCAACGCTCTTTGCCCGCCACCCGAACCGCGATGCTTTTTTGATCCCATTCCATCATTTGCAAGAAACTGGGCAATGACACGCCCTGCAACGAGCCCGTGCTGTGTTGATCCATTTCCCGCAAGATGTTGCGGCTCAGTGCTGCTGAATTGGTGATATCAGCCACCG from Deinococcus sp. QL22 encodes:
- a CDS encoding LysR family transcriptional regulator, translated to MELRHLRHFVALAEEENFGRAAERVFVVQQALSNSIKNLEDEVGVPLVLRTTRRVQLTPAGREFLEGARLTLAQATQTVERTRRAARGEVGRLTVGFVSGLAFGGLPEIVRKFRELYPNVSVDLRELTAQEQEAALRGGQVDVGLMLLPVRDPNLDSRALWRQPLVAALPVGHALARKRKLKISDLANEPFVFFPRQLRATYFDQVMRWCAGAGFTPNVTQEAIEIPTLLSLVAAGVGVFLPIAFFERLALPGVVYRPVDGAPVVEIVAVWQRSNSTRSLLDPIVQAFLGVAQAELGEQVAAHDR
- a CDS encoding dihydrofolate reductase family protein yields the protein MRKIIFHAQSTLNGRIANVEGGFWTPFAWGEPESAAFNDLFRTADTWALGRVMYEAIVPWWDAVARGENPEDAGQLSPPDLEFAALQHKMHKLVFSHTLEDGPDRTVVRDAPAQALAALKTLAGGSIFLSCGPALLAELAGVPGLIDEYLLVIHPAVLGGGPRLFEGLESDLALRLIEAKPFAAGAVMLRYGTEPN
- the aceE gene encoding pyruvate dehydrogenase (acetyl-transferring), homodimeric type, translated to MTNVPPKGPPRAGLPPQEREQLNTVETQEWLDSLAYVLADGGDDRAAQLLEDLDHYAYFHGAPILFKQNTPYLNTIDVDKQPDYPGDIDMERKIRNIIRWNAVAMVVKANKKSDGIGGHLSTYASSAELLEVGFNHFFRGHGAGQDRDLVFFQGHASPGVYSRSFLEGRLDGGRLGRFRRELQAEPGLSSYPHPWLMPDYWEFPTVSMGLGPMQAIYQARYIKYLENRGLKPAGDAKVWAFLGDGEMDEPQSIGALRFASYENLDNIVFVLNANLQRLDGPVRANSKVIQEFEALFRGAGWNVIKVVWDSKWDELLSKDYNGEIVKRFELLVDGESQRYAAFGGKELREKFFNTPELKVLIEGWSDADLELLNRGGHDVRKIYAAYASATAHKGSPTVIIARTIKGYGLGDTAQARNASHQVKKLEFDALKNLRDLLELPMTDEQVEHLELYHPGPDSPEVKYTMERRAALGGPVPERKVEYPHPTVPTGEFYEEFAGGSKGRAVSTTMAAVQVISKLLRDKEIGKYIVPIVPDEARTFGMDALVPRIGIYSPRGQTYTPVDSGSLMAYKESKDGQMLEEGITEDGAMASWIAAGTAYAHHGVPTIPFFVFYSMFGMQRVGDLVWAAADQRARGFLLGATAGRTTLAGEGLQHQDGNSQLQAYVVPNLKVYDPAFAYELAVIIEDGIQRMFVNDEDIFYYVTIDNENEVQPAMPDDGRSHDEIRQGIVKGLYRFQRSQSKGKLKAQILAGGPAMGAALEAAQKLEAYGVAADIWSVTSYKELHQDALAVQRHNMLHPTNAPRTSYVAQQLSKDNAPGVLISVSDYVKLSADGLNGHIDRKIWTLGTDGFGRSEAREELRDFFEVDTKHVILATLYALLRDGKIKGDVVQQAITDLGIDPERENPFLR
- the aceF gene encoding dihydrolipoyllysine-residue acetyltransferase, with product MAQELKLPDVGDNIEQGTVVSVLVKPGDTVAEGQPIIEIETDKAVIEVPASAGGTVESVAVNVGDTVKIGAVLLTLGGGAAASAGAPAEASAPVAPAAEPDPATVASDTETARRIAQAQQQSQKEQAAPPVETASAPAPAAPASAPAPAPSAPASAGAQITLPDVGDNIEQGTVVTVLVKVGDTVTEGQPVIEIETDKAVIEVPANVGGTVQSVNVNVGDTVKIGAVLLTLGGGAAPAAAAPATPVPAPTQAPAQGDAPVSSLSTERPTPAGAGQQSPERAQPATQQPGAERPYNTQAYDNRLLVPAAPSIRRMAREMGVDIHDVHGTGIAGRISEEDVRRTAGTPSVGQPNVGQPGVAAAAQPAASAPAAAPAQVPASLPNFEKWGTVRREDMSGIRKATVRSMAASWSSIPMVTHFDKADVTRMEEVRKQFGARVEKAGGKLTMTHILMKVVANALRKFPKFGASLDLGNNQVIYKDYVNLGVAVDTPVGLLVPVLKDADRKSITEIVLELNELAGKARDRKLKPDEMQGATFTISNLGGIGGHAFTPIVNSPEVAILGVSRGGFEPVWNKETNAFEPRNMLPLSLTYDHRLIDGADAARFVRHICETLEDPFLISL
- a CDS encoding ATP-binding protein, with amino-acid sequence MPTLFYLIGPPASGKRTIGQLLERQTGAVLLDNHL
- a CDS encoding DUF4388 domain-containing protein: MLDALYAHVPDSLDWQIHSFDTPEHVTKLDAREPPQLVVMVCARPDYVLDASLISLLDYAKQHWPHTFFIVVSGQALPQLETLSERFGTIPVADITNSAALSRNILREMDQHSTGSLQGVSLPSFLQMMEWDQKSIAVRVAGKERWGRLDLRQGRLVDAYASPSGSVGEAAALEIMGWEGLEISLERSYHNHAAVIQRPLTTLLMEAMQQRDEAFHAQPGIQVQDLLMDDDLEEALMFRRPKHSTAQLNKPRAAPSPPTTDAPPPVASKSLETTPAPLAHPWAHQETLMTNVKDTLNSALASIDGIMAAALVDYSSGMALGTVGSGFDLELAAAGNSEVVKAKMKTMQMLGIQGEIEDILITLQSQYHVIYIVPNQTLFLYLVLSKEKSNLAMARFKIKALAKDISIN